Proteins encoded together in one Pseudoxanthobacter soli DSM 19599 window:
- a CDS encoding AGE family epimerase/isomerase, producing the protein MPDFASPDFLKSHIRQCLDFYFPVAIDREKGGFFNAFLIDGTIYDRETKHLVGMSRMTYNAAIGFELFGDEMLRDAVRHGLNFLETVLRDPVSRGYGWVAKCDTVADPSLKAYGHAFVLLAHATAARKIVPDACLRDVAALIESRFIEGPQQLAIEGFDAGWTNPDSYRGQNANMHLCEAMIAAYEATGSRPFLDRAIHIANKIAIEFPAAHGGFIHEHFTSDWAVDPDAAKRANDHTFRPEGFQPGHHAEWAKLLLTLYRLTGEDRFKTRAAEIFDLAVTPFWDEDRGGFYYTFDENLVPIDRDKYHWLPSESFSAAYLLYKATGEQRYLDWYEKIWSWTWEYMVDRERGGWYLRVDENNRRYDEPKSPPVKADYHAISNCFEVLRAQGHAA; encoded by the coding sequence ATGCCCGATTTCGCGTCGCCGGATTTCCTGAAATCGCATATCCGCCAGTGCCTCGATTTCTATTTCCCCGTTGCGATCGACCGGGAAAAGGGTGGCTTCTTCAACGCCTTCCTGATCGACGGCACCATCTACGACCGCGAGACCAAGCATCTCGTCGGCATGTCGCGCATGACCTACAACGCTGCGATCGGGTTCGAGCTTTTCGGCGACGAGATGCTGCGCGATGCCGTGCGCCACGGGCTGAACTTCCTGGAAACGGTCCTTCGCGACCCTGTTTCGCGCGGCTACGGGTGGGTCGCGAAGTGCGATACCGTCGCCGATCCCTCGCTCAAGGCCTATGGCCACGCCTTCGTGCTGCTGGCCCATGCCACCGCCGCCCGCAAGATCGTGCCTGATGCCTGCCTGCGCGATGTCGCGGCGCTGATCGAGTCCCGCTTCATCGAGGGGCCGCAACAACTCGCCATCGAGGGTTTCGATGCCGGCTGGACGAACCCGGACAGCTATCGCGGCCAGAACGCCAACATGCACCTGTGCGAGGCGATGATCGCCGCCTATGAGGCAACCGGAAGCCGGCCGTTCCTCGACCGTGCGATCCACATCGCCAACAAGATCGCCATCGAGTTTCCCGCGGCTCACGGCGGCTTCATTCACGAGCACTTCACGTCCGACTGGGCGGTGGACCCGGATGCCGCGAAGCGCGCCAACGACCATACCTTCCGGCCGGAAGGCTTCCAGCCCGGCCATCATGCCGAATGGGCGAAGCTGCTGCTGACGCTCTACCGGCTCACGGGGGAAGACCGCTTCAAGACGCGGGCGGCCGAGATCTTCGACCTCGCCGTCACGCCGTTCTGGGACGAGGATCGGGGCGGTTTCTATTACACGTTCGACGAGAATCTCGTTCCGATCGACCGCGACAAATATCACTGGCTGCCGTCCGAATCCTTCTCGGCCGCCTATCTGCTCTACAAGGCCACGGGCGAACAGCGTTATCTCGACTGGTACGAGAAGATATGGTCCTGGACTTGGGAGTACATGGTCGATCGCGAGCGCGGCGGCTGGTACCTTCGCGTCGACGAGAACAATCGGCGCTACGACGAGCCGAAGAGCCCGCCGGTGAAGGCGGACTATCATGCGATCTCGAACTGCTTCGAGGTCTTGAGGGCGCAGGGTCACGCGGCCTGA
- a CDS encoding DJ-1/PfpI family protein: MAAKRILMIVGDFTEDYETMVPFQALLAVGHKVDAVCPGKKKGDWVATAIHDFEGQQTYSEKPGHRFTLNATFSDITLEDYDALVIPGGRAPEYLRLDAGVIAAVRHFFDAGKPVAAICHGPQLLAAAKVLEGRTCSAYPACRPEVELAGGTYADIAIDGAVTDGNLVTAPAWPAHPAWIGQFLTVLGTHIEHADKVLAAA, from the coding sequence ATGGCTGCCAAGCGCATTCTGATGATCGTCGGCGATTTCACCGAAGACTATGAGACCATGGTGCCGTTCCAGGCGTTGCTCGCCGTCGGCCACAAGGTCGATGCCGTCTGCCCGGGCAAGAAGAAGGGCGACTGGGTCGCGACCGCCATCCACGATTTCGAAGGCCAGCAGACCTATAGCGAGAAGCCCGGTCACCGCTTCACGCTGAACGCAACGTTTTCCGACATCACGCTCGAGGACTACGACGCGCTTGTCATCCCGGGCGGGCGGGCACCGGAATATCTCCGCCTCGACGCCGGGGTGATCGCCGCGGTGCGCCATTTCTTCGACGCAGGCAAGCCCGTCGCCGCCATCTGCCATGGCCCGCAACTGCTCGCTGCGGCGAAGGTGCTGGAAGGTCGCACCTGCTCGGCCTACCCGGCCTGCCGCCCGGAAGTGGAACTCGCCGGCGGCACCTATGCCGATATCGCCATCGACGGCGCGGTGACGGACGGCAATCTCGTCACGGCTCCTGCGTGGCCGGCGCATCCGGCGTGGATCGGCCAGTTCCTCACCGTTCTCGGCACGCACATCGAGCACGCCGACAAGGTGCTCGCCGCCGCCTGA
- a CDS encoding ribbon-helix-helix domain-containing protein: MCRLFVGADPALWRNRTRSIRLSGVSTSIRLEDFYWTTLEEIARRDGLSLGQLVSRLYDELASEGEIENFASFLRVCCGRYLALQLAGEVPSNRAVPIRSLDAERILARENAARALVSERESA, translated from the coding sequence ATGTGCCGTCTGTTCGTCGGAGCCGATCCAGCTCTGTGGCGCAATCGCACGCGCTCGATACGCCTCAGCGGCGTTTCCACAAGCATTCGCCTTGAGGACTTCTACTGGACGACGCTGGAAGAGATCGCCCGTCGCGACGGGCTGTCGCTCGGACAGCTCGTCTCCCGGCTCTATGACGAGCTGGCGAGCGAGGGCGAGATCGAGAACTTTGCCTCGTTCCTGCGGGTGTGCTGTGGACGCTATCTCGCGCTGCAACTCGCCGGAGAGGTGCCCTCGAACCGCGCAGTACCCATCCGCAGCCTCGATGCGGAACGTATCCTCGCCCGGGAGAACGCCGCCCGCGCGCTCGTGAGCGAGCGGGAAAGCGCCTGA
- a CDS encoding TerC family protein gives MEIFTGLFEPAALTALVQVLLIDVVLAGDNAVVVGLAAAGLPREQRLKVILVGILAATALRIVFASIAVHLLAVIGLLLAGGILLLWVCWKMWREIRADHEAEKAAIADDAEAEETVVFAGKGKEGGKPRKTFGQAVTQIIVADVSMSLDNVLAVAGAAREHPGVLIIGLALSVALMGLAASLIASMLSRFRWISYVGLAIVLYIALKMIYEGSLEVLQHLPAVT, from the coding sequence GTGGAAATCTTCACCGGATTGTTCGAGCCTGCGGCTTTGACCGCTCTGGTGCAGGTGCTGCTGATCGACGTGGTGCTTGCGGGCGACAATGCCGTCGTCGTCGGCCTCGCCGCAGCGGGGTTGCCACGCGAGCAGCGCCTCAAGGTCATCCTGGTCGGCATTCTTGCCGCGACGGCTCTGCGCATCGTGTTCGCCTCCATCGCCGTGCACCTGCTTGCCGTCATCGGCCTGCTGCTGGCGGGCGGCATTCTGCTGCTCTGGGTGTGCTGGAAGATGTGGCGCGAGATCCGCGCCGACCACGAGGCGGAAAAGGCCGCGATCGCCGACGACGCGGAGGCGGAGGAGACGGTCGTCTTCGCCGGCAAGGGCAAGGAGGGCGGGAAGCCCCGGAAGACCTTCGGCCAGGCCGTGACGCAGATCATCGTCGCCGACGTTTCGATGTCGCTCGACAACGTGCTCGCCGTCGCCGGGGCCGCTCGCGAGCATCCGGGCGTGCTGATCATCGGCCTTGCGCTGTCTGTGGCGCTGATGGGGCTCGCGGCTTCGCTGATCGCCTCGATGCTGTCCCGCTTCCGCTGGATTTCCTATGTCGGCCTCGCCATCGTCCTCTACATCGCGCTCAAGATGATTTACGAAGGCTCGCTCGAGGTTCTCCAGCATCTGCCTGCGGTGACCTGA
- the thiB gene encoding thiamine ABC transporter substrate binding subunit: MLTRRFISAALAGSLALGAFASALPLASEAAAAEKPTLTVYTYDSFAAEWGPGPIVKKRFEETCGCTLEWVAIEDAGAMLTRLKLEGASTKADVVLGLDTNMADEARKTGLFAPSGLAVSGLDLPVPWTDDTFVPFDWGWFAFVYDSEKLKNPPKSFADLTAPNAPSLVIEDPRTSSPGLGLLLWVRAIYGDKADDVWKQLKPKIVTVTKGWSEAYGLFLKGEADMVLSYQTSPAYHISADKTDKYKAAIFPEGHVLQVETAAVVASSRQPDLAKSFLAFMLTPAFQSAIPETNWMYPAKLQEGGLPASFKDLPKPTKSFLPDPAEVAAKRRTWLDGWLTAMGQ; the protein is encoded by the coding sequence ATGCTCACACGCCGCTTCATCAGCGCCGCTCTTGCGGGCTCTCTCGCCCTCGGCGCCTTCGCCTCCGCCCTGCCTCTCGCGAGCGAGGCCGCCGCAGCGGAGAAGCCGACGCTCACGGTCTACACCTACGACAGCTTCGCCGCCGAATGGGGGCCGGGGCCGATCGTGAAGAAGCGTTTCGAGGAAACCTGCGGCTGCACCCTTGAATGGGTGGCGATCGAGGATGCGGGCGCGATGCTGACGCGCCTCAAGCTCGAAGGCGCTTCGACGAAGGCCGACGTCGTGCTCGGCCTCGATACCAACATGGCCGACGAAGCCCGCAAGACCGGGCTGTTCGCCCCGTCTGGCCTCGCCGTTTCCGGCCTCGACCTTCCGGTGCCCTGGACGGACGACACGTTCGTTCCGTTCGACTGGGGCTGGTTCGCGTTCGTCTACGATTCCGAAAAGCTGAAAAATCCGCCCAAGAGTTTCGCTGATCTCACCGCGCCGAACGCTCCGTCGCTCGTGATCGAGGACCCGCGCACGTCTTCGCCGGGCCTCGGGCTGCTGCTGTGGGTCCGGGCGATCTACGGCGACAAGGCCGACGACGTCTGGAAGCAGCTGAAGCCGAAGATCGTCACCGTCACCAAGGGCTGGTCGGAAGCCTACGGCCTGTTCCTGAAGGGCGAGGCCGACATGGTGCTGAGCTATCAGACCTCTCCGGCCTACCACATCTCCGCGGACAAGACCGACAAATACAAAGCCGCGATCTTCCCCGAAGGCCACGTGCTGCAGGTCGAGACCGCAGCCGTCGTCGCAAGCTCCCGTCAGCCGGATCTGGCGAAGTCCTTCCTCGCCTTCATGCTGACGCCTGCCTTCCAGTCCGCCATTCCGGAAACCAACTGGATGTATCCGGCGAAACTTCAAGAAGGCGGGTTGCCGGCCTCCTTCAAGGACCTGCCGAAGCCGACCAAGAGCTTCCTGCCCGACCCCGCCGAGGTGGCGGCGAAGCGGCGCACTTGGCTCGACGGCTGGCTGACGGCGATGGGTCAGTGA
- a CDS encoding ABC transporter permease subunit → MTARAVRIRGAGVMLLPGIAALAVVIGIMASAIVGLISAAGGDLPSLPWGYVSDIVRFTLMQATLSTVLSLALGAALALALARRSRFPGRRVLLAILNLAVVLPPVVVVFGVVAVFGRAGWLGAILGALGWQPGSWLYGLPGILIGHVFFNAPLAARVFLAAIEAVPAEHWRLATHLGMSPLAMFRLIDRPVLMRETPSLAALIFLLCFTSFALVLALGGGPGAATLEVAIYEALRFDADFPRAAALAGVQIAVCLALVAPVFRMERRLPEIVTSGWHESRGDTGSRALALLDAVVLVIVGGLVLLPIAAVVVSGIPALGTLAAPSTLSALATSFAIALPAALLSVSLALGLATLARRLRLAAGRSRLAALVDSAGIAILLMPPFTLAAGLFVVARRFADPFALGIPMIVLVNALMALPFAMRLIEPPLTVAAERYGRLADSLGISGWNRLRLVDGPLVARPMAMAFATAAVLSLGDLGVAAFFGAGGIVTLPLLIYQRLGAYRMDEAASVALLLAAVAFLLFLAALLSTETRNARD, encoded by the coding sequence ATGACAGCCCGTGCCGTCCGAATCCGCGGCGCCGGCGTGATGCTGCTGCCCGGTATCGCGGCGCTGGCCGTCGTGATCGGCATCATGGCGTCGGCGATCGTCGGCCTCATCTCAGCGGCCGGGGGCGACCTGCCGTCGCTGCCGTGGGGCTATGTCAGCGACATCGTCCGCTTCACGCTGATGCAGGCGACGCTTTCAACGGTGCTGTCGCTTGCGCTCGGCGCGGCGCTGGCGCTGGCTCTCGCCCGGCGCAGCCGGTTTCCGGGCCGGCGGGTTCTGCTGGCGATCCTGAACCTCGCGGTCGTGCTGCCGCCGGTGGTGGTGGTGTTCGGCGTCGTCGCGGTGTTCGGCCGCGCCGGCTGGCTCGGCGCGATTCTCGGCGCGCTCGGCTGGCAGCCGGGAAGCTGGCTCTACGGCCTTCCGGGCATCCTGATCGGCCATGTGTTCTTCAACGCGCCGCTGGCGGCCCGGGTGTTCCTCGCCGCCATCGAAGCCGTTCCGGCCGAGCACTGGCGCCTCGCGACCCACCTCGGCATGTCGCCGCTCGCCATGTTCCGGCTGATCGACCGGCCGGTGCTGATGCGGGAGACGCCTTCGCTTGCCGCCCTGATCTTCCTGCTCTGCTTCACGAGCTTCGCCCTGGTGCTGGCGCTCGGCGGCGGGCCGGGCGCCGCGACCCTCGAAGTCGCGATCTATGAAGCCCTGAGGTTCGATGCCGATTTCCCGCGCGCCGCCGCGCTGGCCGGTGTCCAGATCGCCGTCTGCCTCGCGCTCGTCGCTCCGGTGTTCAGGATGGAACGCCGCCTGCCTGAAATCGTGACGTCCGGCTGGCATGAGTCGCGCGGCGATACCGGATCCCGCGCGCTCGCGCTGCTCGATGCGGTGGTGCTTGTCATCGTTGGCGGGCTCGTCCTGCTCCCGATCGCGGCGGTCGTCGTTTCAGGTATCCCCGCGCTCGGCACTCTCGCCGCGCCGTCCACGCTCTCCGCGCTGGCGACGAGCTTCGCCATCGCCTTGCCGGCGGCCCTGCTCTCGGTTTCGCTCGCGCTCGGCCTCGCCACGCTCGCGCGCCGCTTGCGCCTCGCCGCCGGACGAAGCCGGCTCGCCGCGCTGGTCGACTCGGCCGGCATCGCCATCCTGCTGATGCCGCCATTCACGCTCGCCGCGGGACTGTTCGTGGTGGCGAGGCGCTTTGCGGACCCGTTCGCGCTCGGGATCCCGATGATCGTGCTCGTCAACGCGCTGATGGCCCTGCCCTTCGCCATGCGCCTGATCGAGCCGCCGCTGACGGTCGCCGCCGAGCGCTACGGGCGCCTCGCCGACAGCCTCGGAATCAGCGGATGGAACCGCCTGCGTCTGGTGGACGGTCCGCTGGTTGCCCGGCCGATGGCGATGGCGTTCGCGACCGCCGCGGTGTTGTCGCTCGGCGATCTCGGGGTCGCCGCGTTCTTCGGCGCCGGGGGGATCGTCACGCTGCCGCTGCTGATTTACCAGCGCCTCGGGGCCTACCGCATGGACGAGGCCGCGTCGGTCGCGCTGCTGCTCGCGGCCGTCGCGTTCCTCCTGTTCCTGGCCGCGCTGCTTTCGACGGAGACCCGCAATGCTCGAGATTGA
- a CDS encoding ATP-binding cassette domain-containing protein translates to MLEIEALSVDFGPRSAFSTHYDLTVPPGALCAVVGPSGGGKTTLLHAIAGFGRVISGAVRFDGRDITGLPPAARPLSILFQEHNLFPHLDAAANVGLGIDPGLKLGAADGERISRALAEVDLAGFERRKPGELSGGQRQRVALARALVRDKPLMLLDEPFGALDPELRADMIALVDHLRAHKRLTVLMSIHTPGDVAGIADLVATVRDGRVAIAASA, encoded by the coding sequence ATGCTCGAGATTGAGGCCCTTTCCGTCGATTTCGGCCCCCGGAGCGCCTTTTCCACCCATTACGACCTGACGGTGCCGCCGGGGGCACTGTGCGCCGTCGTCGGACCATCCGGCGGGGGCAAGACGACGCTGCTCCACGCCATTGCCGGCTTTGGACGTGTCATCTCCGGCGCGGTCCGTTTCGACGGGCGCGACATCACCGGCCTGCCGCCGGCCGCCCGTCCGCTCTCGATCCTGTTTCAGGAGCACAACCTGTTCCCGCATCTCGATGCCGCAGCCAATGTCGGGCTCGGCATCGATCCGGGGCTGAAGCTCGGCGCGGCCGACGGGGAGCGGATTTCGCGGGCGCTCGCCGAGGTCGATCTCGCCGGGTTCGAGCGCCGCAAGCCCGGCGAACTCTCCGGCGGTCAGCGGCAGCGCGTCGCGCTCGCCCGGGCGCTCGTCCGCGACAAGCCGCTGATGCTTCTTGATGAACCGTTCGGCGCTCTCGACCCCGAGTTGCGCGCCGATATGATCGCTTTGGTCGATCATTTGCGCGCTCATAAGCGCCTTACGGTGCTCATGTCGATCCATACACCGGGAGACGTCGCCGGCATCGCCGATCTCGTCGCGACCGTGCGGGACGGTCGCGTCGCCATCGCCGCTTCGGCGTGA
- a CDS encoding DNA polymerase III subunit chi produces MTEVLFYHLERQGLEAVLPTLVEKCLERSWRVVVQAGSRERRDALDSLLWTYRDDSFLPHGTSADGPGEDQPVFLTAEDDNPNGATVRFLVDRAAPGDIAPYQRVVFLFDGNDPDALKEARDQWRAVKAEGHDLTYWQQSPAGRWERKA; encoded by the coding sequence ATGACGGAAGTGCTATTCTATCATCTGGAGCGACAGGGCCTCGAGGCGGTGCTGCCCACCCTCGTCGAGAAGTGCCTGGAGCGGTCGTGGCGCGTCGTCGTGCAGGCCGGCTCCAGGGAGCGTCGCGACGCGCTCGATTCGCTTCTATGGACCTACCGGGACGATTCGTTCCTGCCTCATGGCACCTCGGCGGACGGACCGGGGGAAGACCAGCCGGTCTTCCTCACGGCGGAGGACGACAACCCCAACGGCGCGACCGTCCGCTTCCTCGTAGACCGGGCGGCTCCGGGCGACATCGCTCCCTACCAGCGGGTCGTGTTCCTTTTCGACGGCAACGATCCCGATGCTCTCAAGGAGGCGCGCGACCAGTGGAGGGCGGTCAAGGCGGAAGGTCATGACCTGACCTACTGGCAGCAATCTCCGGCCGGCCGTTGGGAGCGAAAGGCGTAG
- a CDS encoding leucyl aminopeptidase encodes MAPLPTIAFATPSLPAKGTAVVFTDDSGTFGGIAAELDRVSGGALGKALAAAHFKPTRFAALDVLAPAGLSVDRVLVVSIGASDAPELDWLRLGGTVMGKVGETKATDVTVLADTAGGTAVSAAQAADIAFGVLLRAYTFDRYKSRRAEDAAPLERSVVLAAADAAAAEAAWSVRKPVADGVVLARDLVNEPANVLGTEEFASRAAALTALGLSVEVLGETEMRQERMAALLGVAQGSRRPPRLVILKWEGGPLGEAPLLFVGKGVVFDSGGISIKPAASMEDMKGDMGGAAAVTGLMAALAGRKAKVNAVGVLGLVENMPDGNAQRPGDIVTARSGTTIEVINTDAEGRLVLADALHYAIERFKPKFAIDLATLTGAIMVALGSHHAGLFATDDALADALAKAGAETGERVWRMPLGADYDKMIESKFADIKNTGGRYGGSITAAQFLKRFVGNTPWVHLDIAGTALGSPATEINRSWSSGWGVRLLDRLVADVYETK; translated from the coding sequence ATGGCGCCTCTGCCGACCATTGCCTTTGCCACGCCGTCCCTGCCCGCGAAGGGAACCGCGGTGGTGTTCACGGACGATAGCGGTACGTTCGGCGGCATTGCGGCGGAACTCGACCGGGTTTCGGGCGGCGCCCTCGGAAAGGCGCTGGCGGCCGCACATTTCAAGCCCACGCGTTTTGCGGCGCTCGATGTTCTTGCGCCGGCCGGACTGTCGGTCGACCGCGTCCTTGTCGTGTCGATCGGCGCCAGCGATGCCCCCGAACTCGACTGGCTGCGCCTCGGCGGCACCGTCATGGGCAAGGTGGGAGAGACGAAGGCGACGGACGTGACCGTCCTGGCGGACACGGCGGGCGGGACGGCGGTCTCTGCCGCGCAGGCGGCCGACATCGCCTTCGGAGTGCTGCTGCGGGCCTACACGTTCGATCGCTACAAGTCGCGCCGGGCCGAGGATGCGGCGCCGCTGGAGCGCTCCGTCGTCCTCGCGGCGGCGGATGCCGCGGCCGCCGAGGCCGCATGGTCGGTGCGCAAGCCGGTCGCCGATGGCGTCGTGCTCGCGCGCGATCTCGTCAACGAGCCGGCAAACGTGCTCGGCACGGAGGAATTCGCCTCGCGCGCCGCAGCCCTCACGGCCCTCGGCCTTTCGGTGGAGGTTCTCGGCGAGACGGAAATGCGGCAGGAGCGCATGGCGGCGCTGCTGGGCGTCGCACAGGGCTCGCGGCGGCCGCCGCGTCTCGTGATCCTGAAATGGGAAGGCGGCCCGCTCGGAGAGGCGCCCCTGCTGTTCGTCGGCAAGGGCGTCGTGTTCGATTCGGGCGGCATCTCCATCAAGCCGGCGGCCAGCATGGAGGACATGAAGGGCGACATGGGCGGCGCGGCGGCCGTGACCGGCCTGATGGCCGCGCTTGCCGGCCGCAAGGCGAAGGTGAACGCCGTCGGCGTGCTCGGCCTCGTTGAGAACATGCCGGACGGCAACGCCCAGCGGCCGGGCGATATCGTCACCGCGCGGTCCGGCACCACCATCGAGGTGATCAACACCGACGCGGAAGGCCGGCTCGTGCTCGCCGATGCGCTGCATTACGCCATCGAGCGCTTCAAGCCGAAGTTCGCCATCGACCTCGCCACCCTGACCGGAGCGATCATGGTCGCGCTCGGCAGCCATCACGCCGGCCTGTTCGCGACCGACGACGCCCTTGCGGACGCGCTCGCGAAGGCCGGGGCGGAGACAGGCGAACGGGTCTGGCGGATGCCGCTCGGCGCCGACTACGACAAGATGATCGAATCGAAGTTCGCCGACATCAAGAACACCGGCGGCCGTTATGGCGGCTCCATCACCGCCGCCCAGTTCCTGAAGCGATTCGTCGGCAACACGCCCTGGGTCCATCTCGACATCGCCGGCACCGCGCTCGGCTCGCCCGCGACCGAGATCAACCGCTCGTGGAGTTCCGGCTGGGGCGTTCGCCTGCTCGACCGGCTCGTCGCCGACGTCTACGAAACGAAGTAG
- the lptF gene encoding LPS export ABC transporter permease LptF, which produces MIGRYIFRRAAGAFIAALAVLASVVWVTQALRQLDLITAKGQAIGVFLEITLLAVPFLVLLIAPFAIVIAVVVVLSNLSADSELIAMHAAGTSRWLVLKPILMLGIAVGLFAAFLSMWAAPLGLQFVRLALNDVQVDVVASIIKPGRFIEMEPGLTFHIRDRTGGGVIKGLVLSDERDPDKAMTYIAKDGEIVSALNRTLLVMKDGTIQRRTADGALSIVRFDTYAFDLSSMTPVAAAPVFRPSERSTFDLATSTAGKDEDSENFGRLRSELNDRLSQPLYPLAFALVVFVFLGEPRTTRQGRSFAVLGAIVVVGLVRLAGFGATTLAIRSPVGVFFMYGVPLGTIGLALALLLSDAQLQLPAPIARGCDRIAATFGRIAERLVGSPREA; this is translated from the coding sequence TTGATCGGTCGATATATTTTCCGGCGGGCAGCGGGGGCTTTCATAGCCGCGCTCGCCGTGCTGGCGAGCGTCGTCTGGGTGACCCAGGCGCTTCGCCAGCTCGATCTGATCACCGCCAAGGGCCAGGCCATCGGCGTTTTCCTCGAAATCACCCTGCTCGCCGTCCCTTTCCTGGTTCTGCTGATTGCGCCGTTCGCCATCGTCATCGCGGTCGTCGTCGTGCTGTCCAATCTCAGTGCGGATAGCGAACTTATTGCGATGCACGCGGCCGGCACGTCGCGCTGGCTGGTGCTGAAGCCGATCCTCATGCTCGGCATCGCCGTCGGTCTGTTCGCCGCGTTTCTCTCGATGTGGGCGGCGCCGCTCGGCCTTCAGTTCGTCCGCCTCGCGCTCAACGACGTGCAGGTCGATGTCGTCGCCTCGATCATCAAGCCCGGCCGCTTCATCGAGATGGAGCCGGGGCTGACCTTCCACATCCGCGACCGCACCGGTGGCGGCGTGATCAAGGGTCTCGTGCTGTCCGACGAGCGCGATCCCGACAAGGCGATGACCTATATCGCCAAGGACGGCGAGATCGTCAGCGCCCTGAACCGTACCCTCCTGGTGATGAAGGACGGCACGATCCAGCGCCGGACCGCGGACGGCGCCCTGTCCATCGTCCGCTTCGACACTTACGCTTTCGACCTGTCGTCCATGACGCCGGTTGCGGCGGCACCGGTCTTCCGCCCGAGCGAGCGCTCGACGTTCGATCTTGCGACCAGCACGGCGGGCAAGGACGAGGACTCGGAGAACTTCGGACGGCTACGCTCGGAACTGAACGACCGGCTGAGCCAGCCGCTCTATCCCCTCGCCTTCGCGCTCGTGGTTTTCGTGTTCCTCGGGGAGCCGCGGACGACGCGCCAGGGCCGTTCGTTCGCCGTGCTCGGGGCCATCGTTGTGGTCGGCCTCGTGCGGCTCGCCGGTTTCGGGGCGACGACGCTCGCGATTCGATCGCCCGTAGGCGTGTTCTTCATGTACGGCGTGCCGCTCGGCACCATCGGGCTCGCGCTCGCGCTGCTTCTGTCCGACGCGCAGCTGCAACTGCCCGCCCCCATCGCCCGCGGTTGCGACCGCATCGCCGCCACGTTCGGCCGGATCGCCGAGCGGCTGGTCGGCTCGCCCCGCGAAGCATGA
- the lptG gene encoding LPS export ABC transporter permease LptG — MIGRTLFFYLSKRFSRWILGIFLIGAVLVFIVDFFELMRRIGDEEGFSVAQAALLSVMRTPSLTERILPFATLFGSMAAFVGLTRRSELVVIRAAGVSIWQFMLPPIIVTLIIGCLATTVYNPISAWLKDRADLLSVELFGREQLIMLQTTQQVWVRQRSDQGESVLHARRVANQGHTINGVTIFAFDRSGEFKERIEADSGTLEPGYWNLHGVTSSIPDSAPTHVASLEFPTRIKAEEIMDQIAQPDAVSFWQLRELIDRAERAGVAAYPYRLQLQTLISLPVFLASMVLIAATVSLRVSRFGGTGRLVASGVAAGFVLYVATEMARDLGNVGIVAPAIAAWAPGIVATLLGVTVLLHKEDG, encoded by the coding sequence ATGATCGGGCGGACACTCTTCTTCTATCTCTCCAAGCGGTTCAGCCGCTGGATCCTCGGCATCTTCCTGATCGGCGCGGTTCTGGTCTTCATCGTCGACTTCTTCGAGCTGATGCGCCGCATCGGCGACGAGGAGGGCTTCAGCGTCGCCCAGGCGGCGTTGCTTTCGGTGATGCGGACGCCATCGCTCACCGAGCGCATCCTGCCCTTCGCCACCCTGTTCGGCTCGATGGCGGCCTTCGTCGGCCTCACCCGGCGCTCAGAGCTGGTTGTCATCCGGGCAGCCGGCGTCTCGATCTGGCAGTTCATGCTGCCTCCGATCATCGTGACGCTGATCATCGGCTGCCTCGCGACGACGGTCTACAATCCGATTTCTGCTTGGCTCAAGGACCGGGCCGACCTGCTGAGCGTCGAGTTGTTCGGCCGTGAACAGCTCATCATGCTGCAGACGACGCAGCAGGTCTGGGTCCGCCAGCGCAGCGACCAGGGCGAGTCGGTGCTCCACGCCCGCCGCGTGGCGAATCAGGGGCACACGATCAACGGCGTCACCATCTTCGCCTTCGATCGTAGCGGCGAGTTCAAGGAGCGTATCGAGGCCGACAGTGGAACGCTGGAACCCGGCTACTGGAACCTGCACGGCGTCACCTCCAGCATCCCTGACAGTGCGCCGACCCATGTGGCGAGCCTCGAGTTTCCGACGCGCATCAAGGCCGAGGAGATCATGGATCAGATCGCCCAGCCGGATGCCGTGTCTTTCTGGCAACTCCGCGAGCTGATCGACAGGGCCGAGCGGGCCGGCGTGGCGGCCTATCCCTATCGTCTTCAGCTTCAGACGCTGATTTCTTTGCCGGTTTTCCTAGCCTCCATGGTGCTGATCGCCGCAACCGTTTCGTTAAGGGTATCTCGCTTCGGCGGAACCGGACGGCTGGTGGCAAGTGGCGTGGCGGCGGGGTTCGTGCTTTATGTAGCCACTGAAATGGCTCGTGATCTCGGAAACGTCGGTATCGTTGCCCCCGCGATTGCGGCCTGGGCGCCGGGAATCGTCGCCACCCTCCTGGGTGTCACGGTTCTCTTGCACAAGGAGGATGGATGA